In Polynucleobacter sp. es-EL-1, the following are encoded in one genomic region:
- a CDS encoding histidine phosphatase family protein has product MSTTRFCLIRHGETTWNTERRLQGHTDTPLNSRGEIQARQMAQALKNANLSFDILYSSDLQRAVNTANAIEQLFGVQATIESALRERNFGVLQGLSIEQAPIAHPAIWQAHITRELDHDLAGGESILQFAARVEGVIEKLRMLHSGKTILLVSHGGTLDMMYRIASKQSLGSERIVSVPNASLNWIVHNDQGWSVERWADTRHLEGGALENVDL; this is encoded by the coding sequence ATGAGCACTACCAGATTCTGCCTAATTCGCCATGGTGAAACGACCTGGAATACCGAGAGGCGCCTGCAAGGTCACACTGATACTCCGCTGAACTCACGAGGCGAGATACAAGCCCGGCAAATGGCGCAAGCCCTTAAAAACGCCAACCTATCTTTTGATATTTTGTACTCTAGCGATCTTCAGAGAGCAGTCAATACTGCCAATGCGATTGAGCAATTATTTGGAGTACAAGCCACGATCGAGAGCGCTTTGCGAGAGCGGAATTTTGGAGTACTTCAAGGCTTAAGTATTGAACAAGCACCGATAGCCCATCCTGCAATATGGCAAGCGCATATTACCCGCGAGCTCGATCATGATCTGGCGGGTGGAGAGAGCATTCTTCAGTTTGCTGCGCGCGTTGAAGGGGTAATTGAAAAGCTACGCATGCTTCACAGTGGAAAAACCATTTTGCTTGTGAGTCATGGGGGCACTCTAGACATGATGTATCGTATTGCTAGCAAACAATCCTTGGGCTCCGAGAGAATTGTTTCGGTACCCAATGCCTCTTTAAATTGGATTGTGCATAACGATCAAGGCTGGTCTGTTGAGCGCTGGGCTGACACACGCCATCTTGAAGGTGGCGCTCTTGAAAACGTAGACCTCTAG